The proteins below come from a single Papaver somniferum cultivar HN1 chromosome 11, ASM357369v1, whole genome shotgun sequence genomic window:
- the LOC113324740 gene encoding uncharacterized protein LOC113324740, whose protein sequence is MDKSWMSTERTRKRYREGVVAFLRYAVNHLKEEDHLFVNGIDQTYTIWNKHGEKDEAITSSRPVNVNNGMHAEFEMGTPTDAPDEDFGMGTPTDAPNTIDMMQVAEEFADDPIKFKKLLEDAENPLYEGCPNFTKLYAIVQFFKLKSKHGASDMFFNELLPLLKDMLPKEGNLMARSTYQAKKILKAMGSWYTKIHACINNCILYWNEYKDEKVCPTCKAPRWKVDRDGKVYENVPAKVLWYFDIIPRFQRLFQSKPTVEDLIWHDTTRNKDGVLRHPADSHSWREIDNNFPEIKGDPRNLRLAVSTDGVDVNTGTKHHSVKITWDAYA, encoded by the exons ATGGATAAATCCTGGATGAGTACCGAGAGAACGAGGAAACGTTATAGAGAAGGAGTTGTGGCGTTTCTGCGGTATGCTGTCAACCATCTCAAGGAGGAGG ATCATTTATTCGTAAATGGAATCGATCAAACGTATACTATTTGGAATAAGCATGGGGAAAAGGATGAGGCAATAACTAGTAGTAGGCCAGTTAACGTCAACAATGGTATGCACGCTGAATTTGAAATGGGAACTCCCACTGATGCTCCAGACGAAGATTTTGGAATGGGAACTCCTACTGATGCTCCAAACACTATAGATATGATGCAGGTTGCAGAAGAGTTCGCAGATGACCCTATAAAGTTTAAAAAGTTACTTGAAGATGCTGAAAATCCCTTATACGAAGGATGTCCCAACTTCACAAAGTTGTATGCAATTGTGCAGTTTTTTAAGTTGAAGAGTAAGCACGGTGCATCGGACAtgttttttaatgaattgttacCCTTGTTAAAGGACATGCTTCCCAAAGAAGGTAATTTAATGGCGAGGAGTACTTATCAGgcaaagaaaatattgaaagcAATGGGTTCATGGTACACAAAGATACATGCATGTATCAACAACTGCATTCTTTATTGGAATGAGTACAAGGATGAAAAAGTTTGTCCTACTTGTAAAGCACCCAGATGGAAAGTTGACAGGGATGGTAAAGTTTACGAGAATGTTCCAGCAAAGGTATTGTGGTACTTCGACATCATCCCAAGATTTCAGCGGCTGTTTCAATCGAAGCCCACAGTAGAAGATTTGATATGGCACGATACCACTAGAAACAAAGACGGTGTTTTACGTCATCCGGCAGACTCACATTCTTGGAGAGAGATAGATAACAATTTCCCAGAAATTAAAGGTGATCCAAGAAATCTGCGGTTAGCTGTTTCGACTGATGGAGTTGATGTAAACACAGGCACCAAACATCACAGT GTAAAGATAACATGGGATGCATATGCCTAA